The nucleotide window TTACTACACCTGTACAATTTTTAACTGCAGATGAAGTTGGAAAAGTGAAAATAAAGATCCATAAACTGGGAAACCAGGAAAGAGAACCCTATTTTGTTATGTTCACAAGTATAAATAGTTACACAGAACAAAAACTAATTTTATTCGGAATATAAATGTATGTACATTGCTCTCAGATTTGTAAACGCTACAGCCAGGATACAGTGTTTACTAAGATATAATTGCTAAGACATACAAACTTGTAGGAACAAAAAAAGATCTTTACAGCTGAAGTCACCAACTTGAAAGAAAAATTCAAAACGTCCAAATGGTTCACTCAAAAGTCAACTTGTGGATGAGTCTACAAAGAATCTATCGTAACCTAATTGGGGACCGGACAGCCAAAGAACCATCCATGTACCGTCATTTCTTGATGACAGAGATTATGCTTTTGTTTTTAACTGTATAATGAACAAGACTATACAAAGAAAGCAACTCAAACCATCATATTCAAGTCGGAAAGATCATCCATGGGGATTTCAAGGCCCATGAAGTCATGATCTTGTAAACCATCATCGTCAATGTTCAACCATGAACCCAGATCTTGTCCTGGTAATTGTAAGTCATCCAATACATCCAGGGCAAACTCATCTTTATCTTTGGCATTATTATTTGCAGTTCTCTCACTTGACTTTGATACAGAAGTTGATGTTTTGGGTTCTGACATCTTGCCAAGAAGGCCATTTACAGAAGCAGATAGCTGAGTTGTTTTCTGCTTAGGCTTTGTTTTTGATTTCCTTTCCCCCTTTGCATTGGATACTGGTCGACCAATCTTATTAGTTCCATTTCTAGATAAAACCTCTCTACCATGTCCGTTTCCTTCTCTATCTCTCTCACTCCTCTTCCCTTTTGTACTACTTGACAAAGAACTTCCAATGCCTGGCTGGGCACTAGAAGTACCACCAACCACATCCTCCAGCAATAACTCTCTCCTTTTCCCCCTGTTAGACCATGAGTCATCTTTAACAGTAGTTTGATCGGATGACCGATTTGTGGGTAGAAGCAGATCAGAAGAATTAACAGCATAGCTATCCCCATTTTGACCTGCCAGAAGTGACAATCCACTATTAAATTTGCACCATAagaccaaaaaaagaaaaaggagagagGATAGAGAAAGTTCAACAGACTGCAAAAAATTACCATCAAGAACATTTGGCAGTTGAATACATCATATGGGATCAAACACATACACACAGACACAACTACATGTGGGAATTTCACTCTCTCCATAGGAATCAAGTGCATACCTGAAGCTCTGGCTTCCAGAAAGCGGGTTGAACTTTTGGTGCATGGCTTTCCAGATTCAGTATCTGTAGGCGAATCTACTGACTGCGCACCATTTAGGTGGGAAGACCCAGAAAGAAACATGTCTCTAAGCATGGGCTCATCAAAACAGCTCCTGCTTGTATCTTCAAATTTATGACATCGATCTAATGTCCGTTTAACAAATGCCAAGGAAGCTTGCTTGATCATTTTGTTGCTGGAACCCTTAGTAGCATTAGGACCCCAACAAGTCTATTAAAAGAATATGAATAGATCATCAAAATAGAATTCCAGAATCATATCATAATATATCAGCACAGGATAAGAAATGGGTAAATAAGCGTTCTTAGATAATTAAAAATTCTCAATGGAAAATGGAAAGCTGTAACACAGACGGAACAAGCAGATTTATCCACCTATAAATAAAGCTCTGGAGAAAACTAGGGAAGAAAACTCAAATTTCGAGACAATATCCCATTTACAATATAAAATTTGCAACAAAAAGAAAAGTACCCTGTTACTTATCCACTTTAACTACCCTTGTCATTAATGCAACTAAAgggaaaaaaataagaaaaaaacctAAGAGTTATTAGATGAAAATCTCTGTTGACCACTCTTCACAAGGCTTTAAATACTTTCCACTATCAAAACCCAGAGACTCAAAAGGTTACATGAGATTGTTTCTTGAGAGCATCAAGGAGAAAACCTAAGCATATGTACCAGAAAGGAGAAGGACAAAATATCCAGCCTCAAATTAGGCAACATATAAGCACATTATGATCATGGTGAAACAGATTCCATATATAAGATCAAGGAGAACTGCAGAAGCATCATCCATTTGGGACTTAGTGAGCAACCAAGACTTTGTCTACATTGAGATGGTGTCTCCTCACTATCTGAATAAAATGAGGAGTTTGAACTGCCCAATAGGAGGTATTTCTTTCCTACGACATTGAAGATTTTCACCAACTTTGGCACTTTCCTTTATATTTGGACCAGTTGGTTAAGATTAAAATATTGCTATCCTATCCATTTGCAtctgattatttctatttttatgcaaGTTTTAGTCCACACAATCAACTAATTCCTTGAATACCTTTGACTTTTCCTCTGGACCAGAGCTTAGTTTCTACATTCTCATGCTAAAGGGATTCCCTAGATCAATTTGGCAAAAAACATGCTTGGCTCTGGGTACccaaaaatttaaacattatgATAATAGGTGCATGCAAttgaaaaccaaaacaaaaaggAGAATGAGCATTAAGAAAATTACCATATACTTTTCATAAGCCATCGTGACAAGTTTGTCAAGAGCACATTGTTCAAATTCCCTAAATAAAAAAACGATATGGTTATAGATGCACAAGGCACCAAAGATTTTTATGTTAAAAGGCAAATGAATACAAAACTCCATGAAGAGAAAGGGTAAAACAGTACTTCTCCTGAATTGTTCTTGTTTCCGAGGCTGCTTTCAACAGTTTATCAAGTACGCCTTTCTTTTTTGAAACCTATGCAATTCACAACAATATTACAAGTTGAACTTATCAGAACAAGCTTTGAACTTTATGATGGAAAATCCAACAATAATTAGCACAGCCAAGAAGAAAGAGCTTGTTGAATATTTAATGACAGTTATCATGAGACAGAAAGGTGGAAACAATAATgcaagaagaaaagagaaagaaatatcAGATTGTATAAGAGCTTCAATCATTCCATCAAGAAAGTACCTGTTCCTTGTGCTTCTCCTCTAGCTTACTAATGTCCTCAAGAATCTCAACATCTCCCATCTGTGCTATGTCAGGCTGAAAAATAGTGAAACATATGAAGTTAAATGCATTAACAACCTTAATGTCAAGGGAGATAGAGAAGAAACTAGAAAGACACAAGCATCTGAAGTAAACCATGACAGACATGAAAAAAATAGCCCTTCAAGATAATAAGACTGGACATACATGAACCACTGGACAACCAACAATTCAGATAACATAGGAGCACAGACCAGACCGCTAGATCATAATAGTTATTGATTTTGAAACAACAAAGAGAAAGGGAGAAAGTTATCAACTGCCTATTTCATAATATTATGTGACAAAACAGACAATTCAGcaattcatataaatatacaaGGAGAAGAAGACCAACCAGTGGTTCTAAGAAAATTCCAATACTCTGAGCCTCCAAAATGAGTTTCTCATTTGTAGTCATACTCGCATACTGGAGTTCTGAACAAACCATGCCGGGCATCTGTTGGTCTGGGAAACTGCCATTCCGGGAATGACTAAAATTTGAGTTAGTTCCTATGTTTCCCAACATATCAATTCCAGGATCATCATGTTCTGGCTTCTCAGTTATCCTATAACCATCGAAAGAAGCATGCCCAGTAGATTGGAAGTTAATATGAGTCAAACCATTGCATCCCAATTCTCCATCCATCTCAAATCCAGTTTCATAACTATCAAATGGGAGGTCTTCATTTCCACTGTCAATATCTTCTTCTGGAATTAAAGCTGATAGAAACCTTTGACAAAGGGGAATCACATTATGGTCCCTTGTATCCAGGAGCAACTGTTGTGAATGAACTTCATCAACTGATGCTACAGCACAGATTCCAACATCTCTTTCATGTTCAAGCAATTCAAACCCATTGATGGGGGTACTACAACCATCTGTAATAGAAGGAACTGGTGTTGATCCCAATTTGTTAAGTTCATAATTTCCCTGAAAGATATGGAAAGAGTTTAGAGGGACTAATATACTCATGAAAAAGATGAGTTCTTGAGACTAAAACTTAAATCAAATGTAACAAAAAGCATTTTATGAAATTCAATCTGAAACAGTGTTGTAAGTACATCCTCACTAAGTTacttttacaattttcaatgaaaatagtGCATCCAAAGAAGGTGTAGGCACTCTGTTGTCATCCACTTTTTGAAATGTTTACAATTGTGTTGCAGTGTCACGAAGAAGTGTGGTTGAACACAAGTCCTAACTATTTTTActgttaaatatataaatttggcATGGTAGCACAGCATTGCAAACTATTAATtccaaaatcaaataataagatgaGTTCTAGAAAACTAGTCACTTGGTTTGACAaccatttatataatatatatcagCAAGACAACAAGAATTTATTCATTTATCTCATGCCTTGTTTTAAAAGATTTTGATGAAAACAATAACCCATGCCTGTTGTAGTGACAACGGAGGGTCAAGGTCTAGGTTCAATTCCACTTTTTATCCTACCATGTTGAAAAGAAATCACCCTATACTGACCAAAAATAAAACACAAATGGCAACCAATAAGTCATGTGTAAAGCATTTCAATAAAAGATTTAATCTAAAATGATTTCCAATAATCCTTTCTCCCGAAAAGGGAATACCTTAAGGGGTTTTAAGAGTCATACAAGATATTAATCAAAATATGCTAAGGTCTTATGGTAACAGCAACTATCAATCTTAATCGGAGGGACAAGCAATAATACCTGCTGCTTCAAATAGGCAATATCTGCATCAGATATGAAACCAAGAAAAGGCTCCATCTGCCTCCAAAAGGTATTCGGAAAGGCACGAGCTGCAATGACAGTAAAATCAACCGACACAAAAAGGTAGATGTTGAACCAAAGAAAATAACATGATTTTGAACCAAAAAAACTAAAGATTTTTTAATACACTACCAGAACTAGTAAGAGCGTTTACAGCAGCCACCAATTCTTCATGTCCATCCTCTGAACCAACTAAGAAAAGTGTACAAAATGTATTAGAAGCCACGACCATGTAGCAGGAGATTTAGAAATTCAGAAAATTTTGTTAAGCATTGTTATATAAAATCCAAGGAAATTTAAATTTGTTAGCTTGAAGTATAACTACCAAGAAGATCTGCAGCTGCACTGATTGCTGCATGCTTCTGGCGAGCATAGGGCTTGCGGTCAGTGAGCTTCCTAGTTGGAGGACGACCAGCCTTGCTGAGCAAAATATTCATCGAAATATGAGATTTCAATCAGAAGGAATGGTGGTTGTTCAAGACCACAACAAAAGAAATATTATTAGTGAAAGAGGTAACAGGTGGGCATGTAGGAAGAAGTATTTAACCTCTCAGCCTTATCCAAGCCAAGCCTAGCACTTCTGAGCTGTTTAGCTGTTCCCACATTTCCATACTTCTCAACCGTCATTGGCATAAGAGATCTTGTAGTAGTAATACCCCGCCCAGTCCTCCCTTGTCGACGCACACCATCGCCAATGTCTTCTCCATTTATCAGCTTATTCTTTCTTGATGGAAGGATCAAATTTGAAACTTTTTGAACATTCTGTCCAGCTTTCTCATCTATTTCATCAAACTTTGTCACCTTCCCTTTACATTTAATTTCAGCAGCCCCAGACTCCTCACTCTCGGAAAGAGCAGCTGAAGATAAGGCATCACCTTTTAGTTTAACTTGTTGGGGAGAACCGCTTGACAAGCGTCTAGAATATCCTGAACCAATTTCGTTTCCAGGCATATCAGATACTGTATCCAGTAATGGAGTTTCATCATTATGTGAAAGAACAGGAACAAGATTTGTTCGTCTAGCACTTCGGGAGCTCTTCTGTGGTCTCTGACTGGCCCAGTGAGCAACAGGTGGTGATGAAGACTGAGTTGATATTGTGCGCTTGCGATTATTCACTCCACCAGCAGTGGGTGGTTTATTTGTACAGTGAGAAAGCTCCCAGTCATTTGATGCCGTTCTATGAACAACTGGTGACAACTTTGGGGCAACTCCAGAACCTGATCGTGGACCACGAATAGATGCATTCATTTTGGTGTTTGAAGTAGGACTAGCTGAATTAAACTCATCGCGAAAGCTCATCCTGCATATTTTAGAGAACAAAAGGCATGCAAATAAGTACATATACTGCAGAAAAATCCTAAAAGAAGCGCACCAAGACagagaaaaaattttaaatagaaatGAGCCAGCAATAGTTAGGCAAAAAATGCAAATCTGTATTAGGAAAACGATGCATACTTGTTAACAGCTCTTAGATTCACTCTCTCTTTATCAGAAGCAACAGGACGATCTCTCTTATCATTGCGAAGGGAACTGTTATCCAGATCAGTCCTAGGGACAGATGATCGTGGACCCAAGCCTGTCGGCAGCGAGATACCTTCTGATTTTCCAACTCCAGCAGATCCATTAGAAATTCCTGACCTATAAcaggttaatttatttattaatagaaAATCAAGAATAGGAGGCATCAAAAGTTTAAAAAATGTAAGGCAAGGTTCAATACATGGAGTATTCCAAATACAAGATTTGAAGAAAAGGCACTCAAGAAAGACCCTAACACAATTTCCCTACGGCCACCGTTATGACTGTCTGTTATGGAAAGTGCATCCCTCTATAGTCTGATCCAAAGGCTCTTATAAAAATTCTTTCGTTGTATCTCTCAAAGTGATATATGCTTGGATCTTAATCAGAACTTAGAAGGTGAGATCAGGTCAGGACTGAAGTACTAAACAATTTCCCTATTCTCTACAACCACCACAATAATCCTCTATTAAGGAAAGAGCATCCATCTATAGTCTGAGGCGAAGACCCCAATAAAAGTTCTTTCTTTATGTGTCAGAATATCATGTGATTGGATCTTTAATCAATAGGTTAGGTCTAATCATGACTAGTACTCTACCTCTCAAACATTAAATGCAAGATCAATTAAGGCAATTTGTTAGATGTCCAAAGCACCAAGGCAGAAACAATTTCGCTTAATCTAAAAGCTCCATACCACGCATCTAGGTGATTTTAGATCTCAAGCAGAACAGCATGCCAAATAAGGATAGTACAGCAAAGGAATATAAAAATTCAGTAAAGCAAAATAAATTAATACAAGAATGTACAAGGGTTACCATAAACATAGTGTTACGCAGATAGTGTCATTAATACCATACTCAACATAGAATAAGAACCTCAAAAATTAAATGTAAAACTAGGAAGTGAAATAGAAAAGGACCTCAGAAGCACAAAATACAAGCTTGATATCAGTAATTCATTATATTCTCCACAACAAAGGTAATTAAAAACAAAGGAACAAAGAATGCAGTAATATTGAAAAAAAGCTGCTACTGCCATCATAATTATGATTGAAGCCCCTTATTCCTAAAATTCTCTGGGCAGTGGGCTGAAAATATCGATCATACCATCATATCAATGTTAATAATCAGACCAGAGGTTGAACAGGAGGGTTGCTGGTGCAAGTCTTTCAACCTGCTGCTCTAATGTTAATGCTAAAAGCATGAAATAAGTATCAAATACAGTGTACtaaaccaaaacatgcattaattttttttatgaaaaaaccAAACACGCATTCTACTCGATGggttcacccatcaattgaaatGGGAAGTGGTCAAGGGTTCAACTCTTAGAACTTACAAAAAagtcaataataaaataaacacctAAAACTTATTTAATACCTAGCCCTTAACAGAGGTTATTAAGCTAACCATTCAATCACCATGGCATATGCACAATAGCAGAGCTTTCAGAAGACCTACCTGAACTCATTGGAGTCATTATTTAATCTTGATCGAGCATCAGAAACAGGTCTTTGTTGTATTCCCTGTTTAGGTTCCCGGTAACCTTCGATGGGTTTAGCTGATACCATACTTGGGGATACATCAGGTTTTATCCCAGATCGTTTTTTCTTCATCTTTGCCTTTTCCCATCCATCAACAGCACCGGCTAAAGTTCGATCTTCACCCTGAACTGCAGCACTATTTGAAACTCTGAGCATTTCCCTATCCCTATCTGCATTACCAGGCTGCCTGACTAGAGAATTATTCTGCAATATCCATCTAGATTCATTAGAACTAATGTTAAATATTCTATACAAGAGATAGCAAAGCACAAAGGGCGCACACATGTAAATTGGGCACCAAGCACCAAGATGAGACCAAAGATAAAAAAACTACACAAAAAAAGTAAGAAGAAAATGCAATGAAAGACCAAATTCATACCAGAGCATGTGTAAAACAGAATATTATGTGGGCTTGTGTAACAGGAAATGGTTTTCCAATCACTTATATAAGTACTAACTCAACAACTGAAATACATAAGAAAATCTTTTGAAAAGGAACAGTAAAGGGAACAAACCACCTATCATCATCTCACAGGATCGAGAGAAAGAAGCAAGGTTTGACTCAGTGACAAATggacaaaaaaaaagaaatgaactAATATAGAAAATTGAAGGGAAAGCTAGAGAGAAGGAAAAAAATAAGCAATAATGACAGCAGTAATTACACACTAGGATACGACACTCTTCGATTGCAATCATACTTGAATATGGCACGTAAAACAGCCATTGCACAAACTTACTGAATACATTGTATCTAGGCACAATAGAAGATATAATATCATCATGACAGAAAATGCATAAAGATGAAAGATATAAAAGATACAAACCCTAACATCCAGCAGAGAAGTTCGAGTACGTTTATTAGGAAAAGCACTTTTAGGCCTTTCTTCTGACTTCTGCTGTTCAAATTCAAAACCTCCAGCAATGGAATGATTATGTATTCCCATCTTACCAATACTTGGCCCCAAGACTGACCGATCACTAGATAACAAAGCATTAGACCGGTCACTACTAAAGCTTTCTGATCGAGATCTCTTCTTAGATGGAATGGTTGGGAAAAACTTGTTGAAGACTGATAAGGCTTCATTGAAAGTTTTCATGCGCTCCCTGTTAACCAATTACATTAAAAACTAAAGACAACTACAatccaaaaaacaaaaataacaaaGAACTACCTCGCTTTGACAGAGCAATCACGTAGACCAGTCTTAACTCGTTTGATTTCCTCAGGTATGGGAGAAGGCAGCAGCTTGCCTTTTGACAACAGAGTTGGAGCTTCATCAGCAGAAATGCCAAGAGCAGCATTAATGTGCCGCTTAAAGTCTCCTTGGCGACTAGACTTATGATCAGCAGCAACCACCTTGGGATCAAAACGCAAGCACTGGAAGAAGTTGGATACGTCTCCTTGGGCTACTAAGGAAGTGCTCCTCGACATACTTGCCAGAGAAGATTGAATTTGATTATCCAAGGTCTCACGAAAGCTACCTGATCTGTCTAATTGAGCAGCTAAGTGGGCTCCACGCTGCCCACTAGTGTACAGTGGCCTATCTGGGCTATCAGAAGGCAGATCAAACTTGCTAGACGTTGCCATTGCATCAGGTTTTGAAAATCCACAATCTTACAAGGCCAATAAATAAAGTGGTGCATGACAAATTTGCCGTACAACAGCACATAAAGGCTGATTTAAACTCTTAAGAACCAAAAACAGCCTATCTGCAAAGGAGAGAAAACTGAAGATGAGCATATAAATTTTGTATTAGATCCCAAATCCACTGAATACtacttcaaaattcatgctttttTATGCATAATGCACATGTAAAAGTACAACTAGAAGCAGTAGGTTAAAATTAAGTCGTAAAGTAATCCCCAGTAGTTATAAAGAAATATCACTGGCCATGGAACTAAAATGGCATTCATCACCTTCAACAGCCTGTGCCATAAATCTTTTATGGAGTGCAAGTAGCAAAACAGCCACATCATGTATCATTTATCATAGATTGTGCACACACACAAATCAGAGTGTAAGtgctggaaaattttttaaaaccttACATTATCAAATTAGAACTAATTAAACaaatatggaaaagaaaataaatgatcGTAAAAATACGGGGCTGGCTTCATTAACTATCTCACCTTGATTCATGAGGGTGCACACATCACCTCATCatgaaaaattatatatattaaataatttacctTGTTTTATCTGATAGAATCATAGTTCGCAAAGTTAGCCCCAGGTCAATTTCAGCAAATTAATTAAACTCGAACCAAAGAACACTGCCACTATTTAACTAGCTGCTCCAGCTGAAAATATTCTATATATCATATCACTAAATATCTATCTCACCCAAATAAGATCTAGAAGGACAAACATTATTTAACTAATGAAACTAACTTTGATTTCAGCTGCCAGTGACATCTAGTACATAGCAATCAGTAATAGCAGTATTTCCATTTTAATTATTTCCTAATCAACATTGCTTTTCTGTTTCTCCCTTTTTTTTGACTAAGCCAGAGATAACATATACAATTGCATTCAACTTAAACTTTCCTTACTTCAATCAAACCCAATCTAAAATTCAGTCACATAGAAATccaagaaaaaaataataattcagTTTCCACAATATTGCTTCATTATTCAACTAATCAACAAAACCCAGCTTCATCAGACGAAAAATGCTCTATCTTACACAGTAAAAGTCActcaaaactaaaaaaaaaaaaaattcaaaatcgaATCCTCTAAACTCCACGATTTTACATCTCAATCATACTTCATTAATCGAACCACaacaattagaaaaaaaaaattgcagaAGAACCCTAAAAACTAAACCAAGATGAATATCATAAAATAAACTGAAATTTcaatcaaacaaaatttataaaaaaaacagtgaacaatttttaaaaaaaagaaaaccctaGAGCTTGTAATCAAAGAATGTGAGTATATAGAAATAATATACCTTCAATGAATCACAAACAAGATTCGATGGCGGAGGCTATActtttttataagaaaataattaaaatttttctttaaattaggGATACGAAATTTGGCTTTTTATTTACGTAATTTTGATTGAAAGCTCTAAATCGAAGAGTGGGAAAGTTCGTACATGGCCATGGAGGTCGAAAGCGTTCCCCCCTTTCTCTGTGTTTTGATCGGCAATGAAAATTTGGGATTTATTAAATGACGATTATACCCACCCTTGACGAGGGAGGTGTAGTGTTATTGAATAAGGAGTTTTTGGTGAATTAGAAGTATGTTGAGCCGGCTCTTATGAGACAGCTTGTGGTTTATGTAATGTGGGAGAGTCCTTTTGGGTATtggtttttattttctcttttagtgaaaaaaaaaaacttaaattaaccataaattgtataatttCAGACTTTTTCagttaaaagaaaatatttggaCTTTTAAGATCACAGAATCTATGGATTCAAAAATATTCTCTTCCTTTATTTTTTTGAGTTGACAATTGGCAATGTAATTTACTTGATCCACATCCATCACACTCAAttctattatttaaatatttaattaaattaatgttaTTTTATCAATGGAATTCTTATTCTgttgtaaaactattaaaattttatttattttataaagcaAAGGAATATTATTCTAATTTGTATGAAGCGGTCATTAAAATTTTATCAGACACACATTCATATTGTGTTACTTTCATCCCCAATCGcaatattgttaaaaaaaaaacaaagttacaAATATTAGGGTCAAATATATCACAAGTCcctatcattttcaaaaattagaaTATAATCCCTgtattttcatttctttgagttTAGTCTATTcacttttttaaattttaaaattcagattCAACTATTAACACTCTGAAAATATTTTCGATATTTTCCTGTATTTGTTTCATGGAAGACAGTTTAGTCAACGAAAAATGACTTACAAATCTAAAAGTACAACTCATATTCAAGAAAATCATTTAtgagtaatttaattttatataaaatttaacttaaatcaagcttaatgttattatattaataataaaattttaattttaattctaaaatatataactattaatataaaatattatacttTTCAATATTACTAAACAtacatattaattatttatatttaataatataataatttatttataaatgattaatataatttatttttaataaattatttaatattataattttattttaataataaattttaaaagtaataatttaaaataatatccttcatatattaatatattaataataaatatatataacaaatataaatatattaatattaaatgttttatagtataaatgttaaaaatatgtcataagtctatatactcttcaaaatttaaaacttagtctttatacttttattATCAAGGATTTAATCCTCTATATTTtagatttgaaaatcaagttcGATTGTTATAGTATTAACATTTTTTCGGCAATTTTGTTGATGTGAcatgtttaaataaaaatacgCACTTTGAAATCATGTAACTAAAAAATTATGTTTGTAATGAACctgaatttaaaaaatatttttaatagtgCCAATAAATTGAacctgaattttgaaatataaaaagtaTGACTAAATTCCCAAAATAgaagtacaatgactaaattttaaatttgcaaATAGTACAaaaacttatgacatattttaacttagtataaaatattaatattttaattatataaacacGAGTATCTGTTTAAATAATACTTAATTGCATTTATCCCTTGCAACTCTAATATGATaatatatgtaatttaaattaggttttaatatatatgatattgatTATTACAATATATtatattgttataaaataaattttgattgtcaAAAAGAAATTGTACTATCATATtttgtaacaaatatatttatgtcaTATTTGTTTCACAAATAATAACTTTTAGAAAATGATTTTAAGAAATTTTGCCAAATAACGGAAAATATTTTACGCAAAATCATCCAAACACTAGAAAGttataacactcctaacccgtatccgtcgttgaaacagggtttcggagcattactagaatTTGCAAATCACCTAAAAaaacaattaaatacttaccgattcaatgcatcgtataaataaatatattaccattcaatcaacagcttggcacttgtataagcatcaaacagcaacattgttagtatactagtacatatttcatataaattcaacattgatatacttaattTCTCGAcgtgtcacacttgagtttaataattgtctttacttacataattttcttgtatcaacatatcaagataatcatatatgtacatgtcacgaGACATATTATTCTCTTgctgtttcttcataagcatatcattcatttcgttatatcaTTATTTCATGCACCATAATTTCCATatatcttatgtatatttatttcggtaatagctcatattaaaattaacataaattaaattccatgtacctatacttatttcatttatctatcttcttaattatttcattcaact belongs to Gossypium arboreum isolate Shixiya-1 chromosome 7, ASM2569848v2, whole genome shotgun sequence and includes:
- the LOC108457505 gene encoding uncharacterized protein LOC108457505, which gives rise to MATSSKFDLPSDSPDRPLYTSGQRGAHLAAQLDRSGSFRETLDNQIQSSLASMSRSTSLVAQGDVSNFFQCLRFDPKVVAADHKSSRQGDFKRHINAALGISADEAPTLLSKGKLLPSPIPEEIKRVKTGLRDCSVKARERMKTFNEALSVFNKFFPTIPSKKRSRSESFSSDRSNALLSSDRSVLGPSIGKMGIHNHSIAGGFEFEQQKSEERPKSAFPNKRTRTSLLDVRNNSLVRQPGNADRDREMLRVSNSAAVQGEDRTLAGAVDGWEKAKMKKKRSGIKPDVSPSMVSAKPIEGYREPKQGIQQRPVSDARSRLNNDSNEFRSGISNGSAGVGKSEGISLPTGLGPRSSVPRTDLDNSSLRNDKRDRPVASDKERVNLRAVNKMSFRDEFNSASPTSNTKMNASIRGPRSGSGVAPKLSPVVHRTASNDWELSHCTNKPPTAGGVNNRKRTISTQSSSPPVAHWASQRPQKSSRSARRTNLVPVLSHNDETPLLDTVSDMPGNEIGSGYSRRLSSGSPQQVKLKGDALSSAALSESEESGAAEIKCKGKVTKFDEIDEKAGQNVQKVSNLILPSRKNKLINGEDIGDGVRRQGRTGRGITTTRSLMPMTVEKYGNVGTAKQLRSARLGLDKAESKAGRPPTRKLTDRKPYARQKHAAISAAADLLVGSEDGHEELVAAVNALTSSARAFPNTFWRQMEPFLGFISDADIAYLKQQGNYELNKLGSTPVPSITDGCSTPINGFELLEHERDVGICAVASVDEVHSQQLLLDTRDHNVIPLCQRFLSALIPEEDIDSGNEDLPFDSYETGFEMDGELGCNGLTHINFQSTGHASFDGYRITEKPEHDDPGIDMLGNIGTNSNFSHSRNGSFPDQQMPGMVCSELQYASMTTNEKLILEAQSIGIFLEPLPDIAQMGDVEILEDISKLEEKHKEQVSKKKGVLDKLLKAASETRTIQEKEFEQCALDKLVTMAYEKYMTCWGPNATKGSSNKMIKQASLAFVKRTLDRCHKFEDTSRSCFDEPMLRDMFLSGSSHLNGAQSVDSPTDTESGKPCTKSSTRFLEARASGQNGDSYAVNSSDLLLPTNRSSDQTTVKDDSWSNRGKRRELLLEDVVGGTSSAQPGIGSSLSSSTKGKRSERDREGNGHGREVLSRNGTNKIGRPVSNAKGERKSKTKPKQKTTQLSASVNGLLGKMSEPKTSTSVSKSSERTANNNAKDKDEFALDVLDDLQLPGQDLGSWLNIDDDGLQDHDFMGLEIPMDDLSDLNMMV